From Heteronotia binoei isolate CCM8104 ecotype False Entrance Well chromosome 12, APGP_CSIRO_Hbin_v1, whole genome shotgun sequence, the proteins below share one genomic window:
- the NKX3-1 gene encoding homeobox protein Nkx-3.1 yields the protein MQAAGQRIRVGSPPRSLWTNPAAATKQLTSFLIQDILRHGGAGEGAPSTRLEAASSAEKQRQQQQQQGASLLDAAQRDILPAGPNKALEQSCEVEAADPPAETCLSNCGNPSNSLPNHPRPLKQHKRSRAAFSHTQVIELERKFSHQKYLSAPERAHLAKNLKLTETQVKIWFQNRRYKTKRKQLASELSGLDKSSVMPAFKDHDLARASLALSVYHSYQHSPYLYYLNGWSPILW from the exons ATGCAGGCAGCCGGGCAGCGCATCCGAGTCGGTAGCCCGCCGCGGAGCCTATGGACGAATCCTGCCGCCGCCACCAAgcagctgacctcttttctcaTCCAGGACATTTTGCGCCATGGTGGCGCTGGAGAGGGGGCGCCCAGCACGCGGCTGGAGGCAGCGAGCAGCGCGGAgaagcagcggcagcagcagcagcagcaaggggctTCGCTCTTGGACGCAGCCCAAAGGGATATCCTGCCTGCCGGACCCAACAAAGCCCTTGAGCAGTCCTGCGAGGTGGAGGCAGCAG ATCCACCTGCTGAGACCTGCCTGTCAAACTGTGGGAACCCTTCCAACTCCTTGCCAAACCACCCAAGGCCTCTGAAGCAGCATAAGCGTTCACGTGCTGCTTTTTCTCACACTCaggtcatagagttggaaaggaagtTCAGTCACCAGAAGTACCTGTCTGCCCCAGAGCGAGCCCACCTGGCCAAGAACCTGAAACTGACAGAAACCCAGGTGAAAATCTGGTTCCAGAACCGACGGTACAAGACGAAGAGGAAGCAGCTGGCCTCTGAACTCAGTGGACTGGATAAGAGCTCTGTTATGCCAGCCTTCAAAGACCATGACTTGGCTCGGGCTTCCCTGGCCCTCTCTGTATATCACAGCTACCAGCACAGCCCATATCTGTATTACTTGAATGGCTGGAGTCCCATCTTGTGGTAA